The Spirochaeta isovalerica DNA segment GTATTTATGACGATTCTGGCCTTCTTCGCTCTGATCACCTTCAGAAAGAGGATCGTCAAAGCCGGGCAGTTCAATATCTATTACGGCGGGGAAGCTCCTTCTCGGCCCGAACTGGTTCACTTCGCCTACAACTTCTTCGCCCACTACAACAAGGCGATCGGTCTTGTTGTGACGCCGGTACTCCACCGGTTCTGGGAGAACGCCGGAAAGGCGCTCCACGGTCTGTCCGATTTTATCCGGCGTATCTACAACGGAAACGGCCAGAGCTACGCCTTCCATGTGGTTCTCTACGTCGTTGTCGTATTTCTCATTAAAGCAGGAGGTATGTGATGTCCTCTTTAACTACAAGAATTTTATACGCCGTTCTGTCGATTTTCATCGTCATGAACATAGGACTTGTCCTGCAGGGCGTAACACGGAAAATCTACGCCCGGGTCAATAAACGCTACGGGATCCGGATCTACCAGCCCTATATCGACCTGATCAAAAACTACTCGCTTGACACGCTGGTTTCCCACGGGGTGATGTACTACCTGGGGCCGATCTTCCGCCTCACCAGCGGTGTGGGTCTGGTTCTCTTTATCCCGCTGATCTACGGTTCCGAGCACTTCAGCAACTTCTCCTTCTCGGGAGATGCGGTGCTGATCCTCTACTTCCTCTTCTTCGGAACGCTGGGCATGGCGCTGGGAGCCAATGAGACGGGACAGCCCTACTCGGCTATCGGAGTCGCCAGAGGCCTGTCCCAGGTTACGGCAGCGGAAATCCCCCTGGTCCTCTCTTTCCTGGCGGTTTTTCTCCAGAACGGGACGCTCTCCCTTTCGCAGATCGTCGAAGCGCAGCAGGGGGGCATCATGCACTGGACCATGTGGACCAACCCCATAGCAACGGCCACAGCCATGCTGGCTTTCCTCGGTTCCATGATGCGCTCCCCCTTTGATGTGGTTCTGGCGCCCCAGGAGATCCCCATAGGTCCGCCTACGGAATTTCACGGAAAGTTTCTCGGGATTCTGCAGACAAACCGGTCTATTTTCCCCATTGCCAAGACCATCCTCTATGTGAACCTCTTCTTCGGCGGAGCGACGAACTGGGGCATGTTTATCCTCAAGTGTTTTCTCCTCTACATGTGGTCGGTTATCGTGGGAACCATTTTCCCCCGGTACCGGGTGGATCATTCCATCCGCTGGTTTCTCAAGTGGCCTCTGGCCCTGGGATTGCTGTCCATATTGTTCGTCCAGTTAGTTTAACGAGGTAATTATGAGTTTTGAAGATATGAAAAAACGAACGGTCATAGCTCCCGACGGGGAAAAGATCGAAATCGATCCCCTGAAAGACTATTACTGCGACGCCATCCCGATGCCCCGGAAGGATTATGATAAAATTCCCGGCATTCTGGAAAATTTCAAAAACTGGGCACGAAGTGAATCGCTCTGGATCCTCGCCTTCGGTTCGGGATGCGGAGCGATCGAAATGCGCCCCCTGATGACACCGAAGCACGATGCCTACCGGTTCGGGATTCAATGGCGCCCCACCCCCAGACAGGCCAACCTGCTTATCGTGTCGGGATATCTCTCGGTTAAAACACTGAGAATCATCGTCCGGGCATACGAGCAGATGCCCGCTCCCAAATACGTGATGGGCCTGGGAAGCTGCACCATCAACGGCGGCATGTACTGGGACAGCTACAACACCATAAACAGGCTGGACCACTACATTCCCGTCGATACCTATGTGGCGGGCTGTATGCCCCGTCCCGAAGCGCTGATCGCCGGTTTTGACGATCTGAAGAAGATCATCCGGGCCGGAAAAGGCGTGGGAGCCGACAAATACGCTGAAAGTTTTCAGTGGTACAAAGCCAATCAGAAGAAGATTCTCGGTGAAGTCGGACTGCCCGAGTACAGTTGGTAGAAGGAAATTATGAAAGATATAGTAGAGAGAATTAAAGTTAAATTTCCTGTCGCTGCGGTAACCTTCCAGAGAAAAGACCTGACCTTTATCACCGTGGAGAAAAAGCACGGCGTCGAGGCGGTCACCTATCTCCGCGATGTCGAAGGGTTCACCCATCTGGTGATTCTCACAGCTGTGGACTGGCTGGAAGAGGGAGAGTTTCAGCTCACCTATCTTCTCAATAATCCACAAGCGAAACAGGATATGGGCGTCCGAGTCAGAATTGATAGAGAGAACGCGGAAATGCAGACGGCCCATCACCTCTGGCCGGCTCTGGTAACCTACGAACAGGAGCTGAATGAAATGTTCGGCATATCCTTTCCGGGAAGTCCCCGTCAGGGTGTCCCTTTTATCCTCGATGAATCGTGGCAGGGGCCGCCGCCTTACCGCCGCGACTTCGATACGAAACAGTATTCCGAGGATACCTACTTCCCCAGACCGGGCCGAACCAAGATCGATCCGGCTGAACACATGAAGAAAAAACTCTATCCGGAGGCTGAATGATGCTGACGTTTAAAGAAGATAGATCGCTATTTCCCGAAACCGGAAAAGACGGCAAACCGGTCATAGACTGGGAAAGCGGCAAATTTACCAAAATCTGGCAGGGCCCCGTCCACCCCGGTATGACCGGAAATATGTCCCTGGAACTGACTATACAGGGTGATGAGATCATGGACTGCGTCACCCATGTGGGTTACCTCCACAGGGGATTCGAAAAATTGATGGAAAGAAGACGCTTTATCCAGTGCTTCCCCATCTGCGTCCGCGTCGCCGTGCCGGAACCGGACTTCAACGAGTACTGCCTCGCTTCGACTATCGAAGAGCTGGGCGGCATCGAGGTCCCCGAAGCGGCCGACTGGATGAGGACGCTGCTCCTCGAAATGTCCCGCCTCCAGTCCTTCCTCGCCCAGATGGGCGGCCAGGGAAGCTCTTTCGGTCTCGGTCTGATCGGACAGTGGACTGTCTGGGCCAGGGATCTGGTTCTCGACCGCTTCGAGGAGATCACCGGCGGCCGGGTCTACCATATGCATATGCCTCCCGGCGGCGTCAGAAGCCTTCTCCCCGCGGGCTTCGAAGCCCGCATGACCGATACGCTCGATAAAATCAGCGGCGTTATGGAAGAAGTGGAGCGGGTTATGCTCAACAATTCGGTTTTCAAGACCAGAGCCATCGGACTCGGCTATATCGATCCGAAATGGGTTGATGAATACGGGATTACGGGACCCAACGCCAGAGGCGCCGGCGTTCCGAAGGACGTGAGAAAGGACTATCCCTACCTCATGTACGACAAACTGGACTTCGATGTCCATGTGGAATATGAATCGGACGTCTTCGCCAGAACGAAAGTGCGTTATAACGATATCCTGACGACCATCGACCTGATCCGTCAGATCGTTCCCCGCATCCCCAAAAGCGGAGAGTTCATGGCTGACGTGCCCAACGTCCTCCACTGGAAAATCCCCTACGGGGAAACCTATAAAAGAGCCGAGTGCACCAGAGGCGAGTACGGGTACTACACCGTAACCGATGGAAGCGGGTACCCGAGACGGATCAACGTCCGCGGTCCCTCCTACACCCATGCGGTAACGCTGATGGAAAAAATGGCAATCAATCTGAATATCGCGGATACGGCGGGCGTCATGTCATCGCTTCATACCTATCCGCCTGAAATAGAGAGGTAGGTATGAGTTTGAAAGATGTTTTAATGCCCTTTACCGCCTGGGGCAACCTGTTTAAAGAACCGGTAACGGTCAAGGATTCCCGCAACGTGGAAGCCGCACCCCGGTACAGGGGGTTTCATGTGAACGACGTCGATACCTGTATCGGCTGCGGAACCTGTGAGGAAATATGCCAGAACGCCGCCATCGACCTGGTGGAAGTAGCCGGAAGGGATGCCAAAGAGGGTGATTCGGGGTTACGCCCCATGATCGACTACGGGCGATGCTGTTGGTGCGCTCTCTGCGTGGATGTCTGTACGACCCGGTCTCTGGGCATGTCCAATGAGTACAAATGGGTTTCCTCGGATCCGGAGGATTTCCGTTTTGTACCCGGAGTGGACGAAAAATCATGGAACGATAACAACAAAGGCTATTTCAAGATGGACGGCTATGATCTCTATAGCACAGAACGTGTGGAGATGGGCGAACTTCATCCTGAAGAGAGAGATAAGTCTTTTGTCGAGATGATCCAGGGATTCTCCAAAGAACAAGCCCAGAAAGAAGCGGACCGCTGTGTGGCCTGTGGAATCTGTACAGCCACATGCCCCGCTCATATGGGTATTCCCCAATATATCGAGGCCATCCGGAATGATGATCTTGAGGAAGGTTTACGGATTCTTTACGAAACCAACCCGTTGCCTGAAATATGCGGACGGATCTGTACTCATAAATGCGAAACTGTCTGCTCACTCAACCATAAGGGAGATCCTCTATCGATCCGTTGGCTCAAACGCTATATCGCCGATCAGATCCCCGAAAGCAAGTACAAAGAAATTCTGGAAACAGAAAATATCACAAAAAACGGTAAGAAAGTCGCTATTGTCGGTGCCGGTCCCGCCGGTCTTTCGGCAGCCCACTACCTGGCTCTGATGGGCTATGAAGTGAAAATCTTCGAAGTTCAGGAAGCGCCCGGCGGTATGACCCGATACGGTATACCCGAATACAGGCTCCCCTACGAAATGATCGACAAAGATGTGGATTACATAAAATCGCTCGGAGTAGAATTTCAGTTCGGCACCAGAGTCGGCGTCGATGTACCCCTGGAAACTCTTGAAAAAGAGTTCGATGCGGTATTTGCCGGAACCGGTCTCCACCTGGGAAGAAGCACGAGAGTGCCCGGTTCGGACCACAAACGGGTCTACCAGGCCATCGATCTGCTCAGAGATGTTTCCTATGGCAAAGAGATCGATCTGGCTGAAAAAGTCGTCGTGGTCGGCGGCGGAAACGTAGCCATGGATATCACCAGAACCATTGCCAGACTCCAGAATAAGAAGTTCGGCAAAGTGAATGTCACGGCGACCTGTCTCGAAGCCGAAGGCTCCATGCCCGCCGATGACGAGGAAGTGATCGAGGCTAGAGAAGAAAACGCCACCATCGATCCCGGCTGGGGTCCCCAGGAGATCATTGTCGAAAACGGCGAGATCAAGGGACTGAAAGTGGCCAAATGTCTGAGAATCTTCGATGACGAAGGGCGGTTTAATCCCTCCATGGATATGGAAAACCAGAAAGTCTTCGAAGCCGATATGATCGTCGAATCTATCGGTCAGGCCATGGATATCAGCTATACTGATAATATTAAAGAGAAACTGACATTCGGTCCGAGAGGACGGATTCAGGTAAGCCCGGACTTCCAATCCAATATCCCCTGGCTCTTCATCGGAGGAGATATCATCCAGGGACCCGATGTTATTCACGGGATAGCCAACGGCCATAAAGCGGCCAAAGGCATCGATAAGTTTCTGAAAAGCAAATAATCTTCGAATATTATCCAATCGAAAATCTAAAGGGAGGTTCTAAAAAGGGAACCTCTCTTTTTTTTTCTTTCATGAATCCAGATAAAGTAAAAATTTTTAACATCAATTTCCTGTAAATTCTCACAATCTGTCATTCAATCGATTATAATAATAATTATTCTTGACATCATGTAAATTCCCAAATAGCATATGGATAATTTTATATAGGTAATTGTGTATAGTTATTTAAGTATATATTTATAGGAGGACTGATGAAAAACTTCATAATTTCAGCTTTGCTGGTTTTCGCCGCATGGCTGATGCTGAACGGTTCATTAAATCAGTCCGTTCTCCTGATCGGCCTGGTCGTTACCGCTGTCATCGCGCTTTTCTTTTCGACCCGGCATCCCGTTTTCAAAGATGTGAAACTGAGTCCC contains these protein-coding regions:
- a CDS encoding respiratory chain complex I subunit 1 family protein, translating into MSSLTTRILYAVLSIFIVMNIGLVLQGVTRKIYARVNKRYGIRIYQPYIDLIKNYSLDTLVSHGVMYYLGPIFRLTSGVGLVLFIPLIYGSEHFSNFSFSGDAVLILYFLFFGTLGMALGANETGQPYSAIGVARGLSQVTAAEIPLVLSFLAVFLQNGTLSLSQIVEAQQGGIMHWTMWTNPIATATAMLAFLGSMMRSPFDVVLAPQEIPIGPPTEFHGKFLGILQTNRSIFPIAKTILYVNLFFGGATNWGMFILKCFLLYMWSVIVGTIFPRYRVDHSIRWFLKWPLALGLLSILFVQLV
- a CDS encoding NADH-quinone oxidoreductase subunit D; this translates as MMLTFKEDRSLFPETGKDGKPVIDWESGKFTKIWQGPVHPGMTGNMSLELTIQGDEIMDCVTHVGYLHRGFEKLMERRRFIQCFPICVRVAVPEPDFNEYCLASTIEELGGIEVPEAADWMRTLLLEMSRLQSFLAQMGGQGSSFGLGLIGQWTVWARDLVLDRFEEITGGRVYHMHMPPGGVRSLLPAGFEARMTDTLDKISGVMEEVERVMLNNSVFKTRAIGLGYIDPKWVDEYGITGPNARGAGVPKDVRKDYPYLMYDKLDFDVHVEYESDVFARTKVRYNDILTTIDLIRQIVPRIPKSGEFMADVPNVLHWKIPYGETYKRAECTRGEYGYYTVTDGSGYPRRINVRGPSYTHAVTLMEKMAINLNIADTAGVMSSLHTYPPEIER
- a CDS encoding NADH-quinone oxidoreductase subunit B, which produces MKKRTVIAPDGEKIEIDPLKDYYCDAIPMPRKDYDKIPGILENFKNWARSESLWILAFGSGCGAIEMRPLMTPKHDAYRFGIQWRPTPRQANLLIVSGYLSVKTLRIIVRAYEQMPAPKYVMGLGSCTINGGMYWDSYNTINRLDHYIPVDTYVAGCMPRPEALIAGFDDLKKIIRAGKGVGADKYAESFQWYKANQKKILGEVGLPEYSW
- a CDS encoding FAD-dependent oxidoreductase, with translation MSLKDVLMPFTAWGNLFKEPVTVKDSRNVEAAPRYRGFHVNDVDTCIGCGTCEEICQNAAIDLVEVAGRDAKEGDSGLRPMIDYGRCCWCALCVDVCTTRSLGMSNEYKWVSSDPEDFRFVPGVDEKSWNDNNKGYFKMDGYDLYSTERVEMGELHPEERDKSFVEMIQGFSKEQAQKEADRCVACGICTATCPAHMGIPQYIEAIRNDDLEEGLRILYETNPLPEICGRICTHKCETVCSLNHKGDPLSIRWLKRYIADQIPESKYKEILETENITKNGKKVAIVGAGPAGLSAAHYLALMGYEVKIFEVQEAPGGMTRYGIPEYRLPYEMIDKDVDYIKSLGVEFQFGTRVGVDVPLETLEKEFDAVFAGTGLHLGRSTRVPGSDHKRVYQAIDLLRDVSYGKEIDLAEKVVVVGGGNVAMDITRTIARLQNKKFGKVNVTATCLEAEGSMPADDEEVIEAREENATIDPGWGPQEIIVENGEIKGLKVAKCLRIFDDEGRFNPSMDMENQKVFEADMIVESIGQAMDISYTDNIKEKLTFGPRGRIQVSPDFQSNIPWLFIGGDIIQGPDVIHGIANGHKAAKGIDKFLKSK
- a CDS encoding NADH-quinone oxidoreductase subunit C yields the protein MKDIVERIKVKFPVAAVTFQRKDLTFITVEKKHGVEAVTYLRDVEGFTHLVILTAVDWLEEGEFQLTYLLNNPQAKQDMGVRVRIDRENAEMQTAHHLWPALVTYEQELNEMFGISFPGSPRQGVPFILDESWQGPPPYRRDFDTKQYSEDTYFPRPGRTKIDPAEHMKKKLYPEAE